The following coding sequences lie in one Leucobacter allii genomic window:
- a CDS encoding ABC transporter ATP-binding protein, whose protein sequence is MTVTHALAAERLTLAYGDRPIVDGLDLRIAPGRVTSIVGANGCGKSTLLRALSRLLRPQGGRAVLDGQTLHGIPSKQLARTLGLLPQSPTAPEGIAVADLVGRGRHPHQRALARWSPRDYAVVAEALESTGIAELADRTVDELSGGQRQRVWIAMALAQETDILLLDEPTTYLDVAHQVEVLDLLTDVNRERGTTIVMVLHDLNLAARYSDELVAIRDGAVHCSGTPAEVVTEETVREVFGLESRVIPDPVSGSPIVMPIGRHHVA, encoded by the coding sequence GTGACCGTCACCCATGCGCTCGCCGCAGAGCGCCTCACCCTCGCCTACGGCGATCGGCCGATCGTCGACGGGCTCGATCTGCGGATCGCGCCCGGGCGCGTGACCTCGATCGTCGGCGCGAACGGCTGCGGCAAGTCGACGCTGCTGCGCGCCCTGTCCCGCCTCCTCCGCCCGCAGGGCGGCCGCGCCGTCCTCGACGGGCAGACCCTCCACGGCATCCCGTCGAAGCAGCTGGCGCGCACGCTCGGGCTCCTCCCGCAGAGCCCGACGGCACCGGAGGGCATCGCCGTCGCCGACCTCGTCGGGCGCGGCAGGCATCCGCATCAGCGCGCCCTCGCCCGCTGGAGTCCGCGCGACTACGCGGTGGTCGCCGAGGCGCTCGAGTCGACGGGGATCGCGGAGCTCGCCGATCGCACGGTCGACGAGCTGTCGGGGGGGCAGCGGCAGCGCGTCTGGATCGCGATGGCGCTCGCGCAGGAGACCGACATCCTGCTGCTGGACGAGCCGACGACCTACCTCGATGTCGCCCACCAGGTGGAGGTGCTCGACCTCCTGACGGACGTGAACCGCGAGCGCGGCACGACCATCGTGATGGTGCTCCACGACCTCAACCTCGCCGCGCGCTACTCGGACGAGCTCGTCGCGATCCGCGACGGCGCCGTGCACTGCAGCGGGACGCCCGCCGAGGTCGTGACCGAGGAGACCGTACGAGAGGTCTTCGGACTCGAGAGCCGGGTGATCCCCGACCCGGTCTCGGGATCGCCCATCGTCATGCCGATCGGGAGGCACCATGTCGCGTGA
- a CDS encoding FecCD family ABC transporter permease, with protein MTATTTRVAALAAGRRDRARGRRRATIVLAALIVAAFAASLVLGDPIVAPGDVLGVLLGRDVPGAAFTVGELRLPRATLGLLAGFAFGIAGVTFQTMLRNPLASPDIIGISSGASAAAVVGIVVLGLDAGGISLLALGAALVTAATITLLAYRGGFAGARLILIGVGVAAMLDAVVSYVLSRAAAWDVQTAMQWLTGSLNSASWSSILPLACAFAVLVPVLLGNGRALGVLRLGDDSAVALGLRVRGTRILLILAAVALLAFATAASGPIAFIAFMSGPIAARIVGSGAAPLLPAGLVGALLVLVADFVGQNAFEHRYPVGVVTGVLGAPYLILLLVRLNRSGGSL; from the coding sequence GTGACCGCCACGACGACGCGCGTCGCCGCGCTCGCTGCGGGGCGACGGGACCGCGCGCGCGGCCGCCGGCGCGCCACGATCGTGCTCGCGGCGCTCATCGTCGCGGCCTTCGCCGCGTCGCTCGTCCTCGGCGACCCGATCGTCGCGCCGGGCGACGTGCTCGGCGTGCTGCTCGGCCGCGACGTCCCCGGCGCGGCGTTCACCGTCGGCGAGCTGCGTCTGCCGCGCGCGACGCTCGGGCTGCTCGCGGGCTTCGCGTTCGGCATCGCGGGCGTCACCTTCCAGACGATGCTCCGCAACCCCCTCGCCTCTCCCGACATCATCGGGATCAGTTCCGGCGCGAGCGCCGCCGCCGTCGTCGGCATCGTCGTGCTCGGTCTCGACGCGGGCGGTATCTCCCTGCTCGCCCTCGGTGCGGCCCTCGTCACCGCGGCGACGATCACCCTGCTCGCCTACCGCGGCGGCTTCGCCGGCGCCCGGCTCATCCTCATCGGGGTGGGCGTGGCGGCGATGCTCGACGCCGTCGTCTCCTACGTCCTCTCCCGCGCCGCGGCCTGGGACGTGCAGACCGCGATGCAGTGGCTCACGGGGAGCCTGAACTCGGCGAGCTGGAGCTCGATCCTGCCGCTCGCCTGCGCGTTCGCCGTGCTCGTGCCGGTGCTGCTCGGCAACGGCCGGGCGCTCGGCGTGCTGCGCCTCGGCGACGACTCCGCCGTCGCCCTCGGGCTCCGCGTGCGCGGGACGCGGATCCTGCTCATCCTCGCGGCCGTCGCGCTGCTCGCCTTCGCGACGGCCGCGAGCGGTCCGATCGCGTTCATCGCGTTCATGTCCGGGCCGATCGCCGCTCGGATCGTGGGGTCGGGCGCGGCGCCGCTCCTGCCGGCGGGCCTCGTGGGCGCCCTGCTCGTGCTCGTGGCCGACTTCGTCGGCCAGAACGCCTTCGAGCACCGCTATCCCGTGGGCGTCGTCACCGGCGTCCTCGGCGCTCCGTACCTCATCCTCCTGCTCGTCAGGCTCAACCGCTCCGGAGGCTCCCTGTGA
- a CDS encoding FecCD family ABC transporter permease gives MRRSTAARIAWLGAGVVVLLLLGLVSVAFGTRAVSLEDIVAALGGDAQGTAQAAVAKRIPRTVLAMIIGAALALSGTAMQAVTRNPLAEPGIMGVSGGASLAVVIGIAGFGLANPYSTMGVAVLGSAAVAVFVYTVGSLGRGGATPLKLTLAGAATGAACVSLVSAVLLPRVDIVRDFQFWQIGGVGGASWDRIATVAPVLLLGALVCLIVARGMNSLALGDELATGLGERVVRTRLLAGLGAVVLCGAATAAAGPIGFVGLVVPHACRLLVGPDHRWLLPASAIAGAALLTAADVLGRIVARPEEIDVGIITAVLGAPVFIWIVRRQRVRAL, from the coding sequence CTGCGGCGTTCGACGGCCGCGCGCATCGCGTGGCTCGGAGCCGGCGTCGTGGTGCTCCTGCTGCTCGGCCTCGTCTCCGTGGCGTTCGGCACTCGTGCGGTGTCGCTCGAGGACATCGTCGCCGCGCTCGGGGGCGACGCGCAGGGCACGGCGCAGGCCGCGGTCGCCAAGCGCATCCCGCGCACCGTGCTCGCCATGATCATCGGGGCGGCGCTCGCCCTCTCCGGCACGGCCATGCAGGCGGTCACGCGCAATCCGCTCGCGGAGCCGGGCATCATGGGCGTCTCGGGCGGCGCCTCGCTCGCGGTGGTCATCGGGATCGCCGGGTTCGGCCTCGCGAATCCCTACTCCACGATGGGCGTCGCCGTGCTCGGCTCGGCCGCAGTCGCGGTCTTCGTCTACACCGTCGGATCGCTCGGGCGGGGCGGGGCGACCCCGCTGAAGCTCACCCTCGCGGGCGCCGCGACGGGCGCCGCGTGCGTCTCCCTCGTGAGCGCGGTGCTGCTGCCCCGTGTCGACATCGTCCGGGATTTCCAGTTCTGGCAGATCGGCGGCGTCGGCGGGGCGAGCTGGGACCGGATCGCGACCGTCGCCCCGGTCCTGCTGCTCGGCGCGCTCGTGTGCCTCATCGTCGCCCGCGGCATGAACTCGCTGGCGCTCGGCGACGAACTCGCCACGGGGCTCGGCGAGCGCGTCGTGCGGACGCGGCTGCTCGCGGGCCTCGGCGCGGTGGTCCTCTGCGGCGCCGCGACGGCCGCGGCGGGGCCCATCGGCTTCGTGGGGCTCGTCGTGCCGCACGCCTGCCGCCTGCTCGTCGGCCCCGACCATCGCTGGCTCCTGCCCGCCTCGGCCATCGCGGGCGCGGCCCTCCTCACCGCGGCGGACGTCCTCGGGAGGATCGTCGCGCGGCCGGAGGAGATCGACGTCGGGATCATCACGGCCGTGCTCGGCGCGCCCGTGTTCATCTGGATCGTGCGCCGGCAGAGGGTGCGCGCGCTGTGA
- a CDS encoding iron-siderophore ABC transporter substrate-binding protein, whose amino-acid sequence MRVSRLLGLAALAAVALPLAACSASASGEEAAPGGTPIEGATGFPITIEHAYGSTTIEEAPERVATVAWANHEVPLALGVVPVGMSKATWGDDDGDGVLPWVEEKLEDLDAETPVLFDETDGIDFAAVNETHPDVILAAYSGLTQEEYDTLSKIAPVVAYPDVAWGTSYEDMIRMDATALGLERQGEDLIDELHGEVDSALQAHPELEDRKFMFAFIDPSDFSQIGFYTSLDTRPGFLEGIGLPTPQIVAEESEGSDQFYVQVSAEEADRFADVDVFVTYGDPDGDTIEQLQADPLLSQIPAIAEGRIAILEDDSPLAASANPTPLSIAWGVDDYFALLAGAVTPAS is encoded by the coding sequence GTGCGCGTCTCACGCCTTCTCGGACTCGCGGCCCTCGCGGCCGTCGCCCTCCCGCTCGCGGCCTGCTCGGCCTCGGCCTCGGGGGAGGAGGCGGCCCCCGGCGGCACGCCGATCGAGGGGGCGACGGGATTCCCGATCACCATCGAGCACGCCTACGGCTCCACGACCATCGAGGAGGCGCCGGAGCGCGTCGCCACGGTCGCCTGGGCGAACCACGAGGTCCCGCTCGCGCTCGGCGTCGTACCGGTCGGCATGAGCAAGGCGACCTGGGGGGATGACGACGGCGACGGCGTGCTGCCCTGGGTGGAGGAGAAGCTCGAGGATCTCGACGCCGAGACCCCGGTGCTCTTCGACGAGACCGACGGCATCGACTTCGCCGCGGTCAACGAGACGCACCCCGATGTGATCCTGGCGGCCTACTCCGGGCTCACGCAGGAGGAGTACGACACGCTCTCGAAGATCGCTCCGGTCGTCGCGTACCCCGATGTCGCCTGGGGAACCTCTTACGAGGACATGATCCGGATGGACGCGACGGCCCTCGGACTCGAGCGGCAGGGCGAGGATCTCATCGATGAGCTCCACGGGGAGGTCGACTCCGCGCTCCAGGCTCATCCCGAGCTCGAGGACCGGAAGTTCATGTTCGCGTTCATCGACCCCTCCGACTTCAGCCAGATCGGCTTCTACACGAGTCTCGACACGCGCCCCGGCTTCCTCGAGGGCATCGGCCTCCCCACGCCGCAGATCGTCGCCGAGGAGTCCGAGGGCAGCGACCAGTTCTACGTCCAGGTCTCCGCCGAGGAGGCCGACCGCTTCGCCGATGTCGACGTGTTCGTGACCTACGGAGACCCCGACGGCGACACGATCGAGCAGCTCCAGGCCGATCCGCTCCTCTCGCAGATCCCGGCGATCGCCGAGGGCCGCATCGCGATCCTCGAGGACGATTCCCCGCTCGCCGCCTCCGCCAACCCCACCCCGCTGTCGATCGCCTGGGGCGTCGACGACTACTTCGCACTGCTCGCCGGAGCGGTGACCCCCGCCTCTTGA
- the tmk gene encoding dTMP kinase, with amino-acid sequence MSGVFITFEGGDGAGKSTQAELLEAWLEARGRAVLRTREPGGTPLGSRLRELLLHGGEEIGEVAPRAEALLYAADRAQHVARLVRPALDRGDVVVQDRYIDSSLAYQGAGRVLELAEVRRISEWAAGGLWPQLTVLLDLDPAAGVERRRARGGAADRLEAERGAFHEAVRRGFLALADADPTRYLVLDATRPVQDLHRDVTARVSELLEA; translated from the coding sequence ATGAGCGGCGTCTTCATCACCTTCGAGGGCGGGGACGGCGCGGGCAAGAGCACGCAGGCCGAGCTCCTCGAGGCGTGGCTCGAGGCCCGGGGCCGAGCGGTCCTCCGCACCCGCGAGCCCGGGGGCACCCCGCTCGGCTCGCGTCTGCGCGAGCTGCTGCTCCACGGCGGCGAGGAGATCGGCGAGGTGGCCCCGCGCGCCGAGGCGCTGCTCTACGCTGCCGACCGCGCGCAGCACGTCGCCCGGCTCGTGCGCCCCGCGCTCGATCGCGGCGATGTGGTCGTGCAGGATCGCTACATCGATTCCTCTCTCGCCTACCAGGGCGCCGGGCGCGTCCTCGAGCTGGCCGAGGTACGGCGCATCAGCGAGTGGGCCGCCGGAGGGCTCTGGCCGCAACTGACCGTGCTGCTCGACCTCGACCCCGCCGCCGGAGTCGAGCGCCGCCGCGCGCGCGGCGGCGCGGCGGACCGGCTCGAAGCCGAGCGCGGAGCGTTCCACGAGGCCGTGCGGCGCGGCTTCCTCGCGCTCGCCGATGCCGACCCGACGCGATATCTCGTCCTCGACGCCACGCGACCGGTGCAGGATCTGCACCGGGACGTGACGGCGCGCGTCTCGGAGCTCCTCGAGGCCTGA
- the topA gene encoding type I DNA topoisomerase: MKGTKKLVIVESPTKAKTIGGYLGADYEVIASVGHVRDLAEPSELPAELKKGPFGKFAVDVDNDFAPYYVVNDNKKKTVSELKRALKEADELWLATDEDREGEAIAWHLLEVLKPKVPVRRMVFHEITKEAIEQAKQNTRDLDIALVDAQETRRILDRLYGYDISPVLWRKVAPKLSAGRVQSAATRLVVDRERERQAFTPAEYWDLVATFVPAPDAPDATAFAAKLVRLDEQRIATGGDFGDDGALTPRAAKAGVIGLGRERAERLAALLADGAGAEVVSVETKPHTRRPAAPFTTSTLQQEASRKLRYSSRQTMSFAQSLYENGYITYMRTDSPTLSRQAVQAARSQAAELYGAQTLPDKPRVYTGKAKGAQEAHEAIRPAGDTFQRPSALRGKLSQGEFALYELIWKRTVASQMADAKGSTDTVTLAARVSEADRAAPTAAEFTASGTVITFPGFLLAYEEGKDEKRGGDGDQNVSLPQLGSGQRLGIDGPEAKGHETSPPPRYTEASLTKRLEELGIGRPSTYAAIISTIMDRGYVAKKGQALVPSWIAFSVVRLLEEHFSALVDYDFTAEMENDLDRIAAGDAERGKWLGEFYFGTDAHPGLRGVVDNLGEIDARAINTIRIDDSISLRNGKYGPYLEVYDEKSEVDEDGTLKPRSVNIPDGMAPDELTPARAHELADAEPAEDRVVGLHPGTGKRIVAKNGRFGPYVTELPDEGEELPKGQKPRTASLFKSMDPATIELDQAVALLDLPRVVGVDPEANVEITAQNGRYGPYLKKGAETRSLPGEDAIFSIDLAGAQELFAQPKYGARKAASALKEFDTDPVSGKPVRVRDGRFGPYVTDGETNATIPRGDDVEGITFERAVELLAIKRAKGPAKKKAPARKAPAKKSAAKQTPAKKSSAKSSAAKRSSAAAGGKPAVDPARSAAAKKAAATRAANAAAKRAAEAQPPA, encoded by the coding sequence GTGAAGGGCACGAAGAAACTCGTGATCGTCGAGTCGCCGACCAAGGCGAAGACGATCGGTGGCTACCTCGGAGCCGACTACGAGGTCATCGCCTCCGTCGGCCATGTGCGCGACCTCGCCGAGCCCTCCGAGCTGCCCGCCGAGCTCAAGAAGGGCCCGTTCGGCAAGTTCGCGGTCGATGTCGACAACGACTTCGCCCCCTACTACGTCGTCAACGACAATAAGAAGAAGACGGTCTCGGAACTCAAGCGGGCGCTGAAGGAGGCGGACGAGCTCTGGCTCGCCACCGATGAAGACCGCGAGGGCGAGGCGATCGCGTGGCACCTGCTCGAGGTGCTGAAGCCGAAGGTGCCGGTGCGGCGCATGGTGTTCCACGAGATCACCAAAGAGGCGATCGAGCAGGCCAAGCAGAACACCAGGGATCTCGACATCGCGCTCGTCGATGCCCAGGAGACCCGGCGCATCCTCGACCGGCTCTACGGGTACGACATCTCGCCGGTGCTGTGGCGCAAGGTCGCCCCGAAGCTCTCCGCGGGCCGCGTGCAGTCCGCCGCCACCCGCCTCGTCGTCGACCGGGAGCGAGAGCGCCAGGCCTTCACCCCCGCGGAGTACTGGGACCTCGTCGCGACCTTCGTTCCGGCGCCGGACGCCCCGGACGCCACCGCCTTCGCCGCGAAGCTCGTCAGACTCGATGAGCAGCGGATCGCGACCGGCGGCGACTTCGGAGACGACGGCGCGCTCACGCCGCGGGCCGCGAAGGCCGGCGTCATCGGACTGGGGCGCGAGCGCGCCGAGCGTCTCGCCGCCCTCCTCGCGGACGGCGCCGGCGCCGAGGTCGTCTCCGTCGAGACGAAGCCGCACACCCGTCGCCCCGCCGCGCCGTTCACCACGTCGACGCTGCAGCAGGAGGCTTCGCGGAAGCTCCGCTACAGCTCCCGCCAGACGATGTCCTTTGCGCAGTCGCTCTACGAGAACGGCTACATCACCTATATGCGAACGGACTCGCCCACGCTGTCGCGCCAGGCGGTGCAGGCCGCCCGGTCGCAGGCGGCCGAGCTCTACGGCGCCCAGACGCTTCCCGACAAGCCCCGGGTCTACACGGGCAAGGCCAAGGGTGCGCAGGAGGCCCACGAGGCGATCCGTCCGGCGGGCGACACCTTCCAGCGTCCGAGCGCGCTGCGCGGGAAGCTCTCGCAGGGCGAGTTCGCCCTCTACGAGCTGATCTGGAAGCGGACGGTCGCGAGCCAGATGGCCGACGCCAAGGGTTCGACCGACACCGTCACGCTCGCTGCCCGGGTCTCCGAGGCGGATCGGGCGGCTCCGACCGCCGCGGAGTTCACGGCCAGCGGCACCGTCATCACCTTCCCCGGGTTCCTCCTCGCGTATGAGGAGGGCAAGGACGAGAAGCGCGGCGGTGACGGGGATCAGAACGTGTCCCTGCCGCAGCTCGGCTCGGGGCAGCGACTCGGCATCGACGGCCCCGAGGCGAAGGGGCATGAGACCAGCCCGCCGCCGCGGTACACGGAGGCCAGCCTCACCAAACGCCTCGAGGAGCTCGGCATCGGGCGCCCCTCCACCTACGCCGCCATTATCAGCACGATCATGGATCGCGGCTACGTGGCCAAGAAGGGACAGGCCCTCGTGCCGAGCTGGATCGCCTTCTCGGTGGTGCGGCTGCTCGAGGAGCATTTCAGCGCGCTCGTTGACTACGATTTCACGGCCGAGATGGAGAACGATCTCGACCGGATCGCCGCCGGCGACGCGGAGCGGGGGAAGTGGCTCGGCGAGTTCTACTTCGGCACCGATGCGCACCCCGGGCTGCGCGGGGTGGTCGACAACCTCGGCGAGATCGACGCGCGCGCCATCAACACGATCAGGATCGATGACTCGATCTCGCTGCGCAACGGCAAGTACGGCCCCTACCTCGAGGTGTACGACGAGAAGTCCGAGGTGGATGAGGACGGCACGCTCAAGCCCCGCAGCGTCAACATCCCCGACGGGATGGCCCCGGACGAGCTCACCCCGGCGCGCGCGCACGAGCTCGCCGACGCCGAGCCCGCCGAGGACCGCGTGGTGGGCCTCCATCCGGGGACCGGCAAGCGGATCGTCGCGAAGAACGGGCGCTTCGGCCCGTACGTGACGGAGCTGCCCGACGAGGGCGAGGAACTCCCCAAGGGGCAGAAGCCCCGCACGGCCTCGCTGTTCAAGAGCATGGACCCCGCGACCATCGAACTCGATCAGGCCGTCGCCCTCCTCGACCTGCCGCGCGTCGTCGGCGTCGACCCGGAGGCGAACGTGGAGATCACGGCGCAGAACGGACGGTACGGGCCGTACCTCAAGAAGGGCGCGGAGACCCGCTCGCTGCCGGGAGAGGACGCGATCTTCTCGATCGACCTCGCCGGGGCGCAGGAGCTGTTCGCCCAGCCGAAGTACGGCGCCCGCAAGGCCGCATCGGCGCTGAAGGAGTTCGACACCGATCCGGTGAGCGGCAAGCCGGTGCGGGTGCGGGACGGCCGTTTCGGCCCCTACGTCACCGACGGCGAGACGAACGCGACGATCCCGCGCGGCGACGACGTGGAGGGCATCACCTTCGAGCGCGCCGTCGAGCTCCTCGCGATCAAGCGGGCGAAGGGACCGGCGAAGAAGAAGGCGCCCGCGCGCAAGGCTCCCGCGAAGAAGAGCGCGGCGAAGCAGACGCCCGCGAAGAAGTCCTCAGCGAAGTCGAGCGCCGCGAAGCGTTCGTCTGCCGCTGCGGGTGGGAAGCCGGCCGTGGATCCGGCGCGCTCCGCCGCGGCGAAGAAGGCGGCGGCGACGCGAGCCGCGAACGCCGCGGCGAAGCGGGCGGCGGAGGCGCAGCCCCCGGCATGA
- a CDS encoding M23 family metallopeptidase has protein sequence MSAPAAFACAIAALCLAVPVIGAGAQLESDRRADALADAAALAAADALGGWAEGEPCALAAAVATSAGAGVTRCELDAAQAQARVVVAVDAPLGTVSGSARAGPERLEPSEAPGGPVGADGWAWPSAQRGVTQGHHDGLAIDLSVGGPGGDALYAPYDGVVVAAGPDGGGIPAVCRANPWWWHGPNHTVLIRHAVGDRVIYSSHNHIAPGSAAALGIAAGSAVRAGQAVARAGMSGCTSGPHTHFTLASSPVNAFPDLDPFAYLGAP, from the coding sequence GTGAGCGCGCCGGCCGCATTCGCCTGCGCGATCGCGGCGCTGTGCCTCGCGGTTCCGGTGATCGGCGCCGGCGCGCAGCTCGAGTCGGATCGGCGCGCCGACGCCCTCGCCGATGCCGCCGCGCTCGCCGCGGCCGATGCGCTCGGCGGCTGGGCGGAGGGTGAGCCGTGCGCGCTCGCCGCGGCGGTGGCGACGTCGGCGGGCGCGGGCGTGACGCGGTGCGAGCTCGATGCGGCCCAGGCCCAGGCGCGCGTCGTCGTCGCGGTGGACGCGCCCCTCGGCACGGTATCGGGCAGCGCTCGCGCCGGACCGGAACGCCTCGAGCCGTCCGAGGCGCCCGGCGGTCCGGTCGGCGCGGACGGCTGGGCATGGCCCTCGGCGCAGCGCGGCGTGACCCAGGGGCACCACGACGGTCTCGCGATCGACCTCAGCGTCGGCGGTCCGGGCGGCGACGCGCTCTACGCACCGTACGACGGCGTCGTGGTCGCCGCGGGACCGGACGGCGGCGGGATCCCGGCGGTCTGCCGGGCCAATCCCTGGTGGTGGCACGGGCCGAATCACACGGTGCTGATCCGCCATGCCGTCGGGGATCGGGTGATCTACAGCTCGCACAACCACATCGCGCCGGGCTCGGCCGCGGCCCTCGGCATCGCAGCGGGGAGCGCGGTCCGCGCGGGGCAAGCCGTCGCGCGAGCGGGCATGAGCGGCTGCACCTCGGGGCCGCATACGCACTTCACGCTCGCATCCTCGCCCGTCAACGCCTTTCCCGACCTCGATCCCTTCGCGTATCTCGGTGCGCCCTGA
- a CDS encoding TadE family type IV pilus minor pilin, whose protein sequence is MTAEFAVVMPAVLVVLGLAIGGVLLAAHRLVLVSLVGEVARLEARGDLDLAAARLAETAAGAEVERERDGPLHCVSVSERPGDGLLAAIGVSALACAAVSGEGAVP, encoded by the coding sequence GTGACGGCGGAGTTCGCGGTCGTGATGCCGGCGGTGCTCGTGGTGCTCGGCCTGGCGATCGGCGGAGTGCTGCTCGCGGCGCATCGCCTCGTGCTCGTCTCGCTCGTCGGAGAAGTGGCGCGACTCGAGGCGCGGGGCGATCTGGACCTCGCAGCCGCGCGGCTCGCCGAGACCGCGGCCGGTGCCGAGGTCGAGCGGGAGCGGGACGGACCGCTGCACTGCGTCAGCGTCAGCGAGCGACCGGGGGACGGGCTGCTCGCCGCGATCGGCGTGTCCGCTCTGGCGTGCGCCGCCGTGAGCGGTGAAGGAGCGGTGCCGTGA